A window of Sphingobacterium sp. SRCM116780 contains these coding sequences:
- a CDS encoding GntR family transcriptional regulator, translated as MKIPKEENFTPLIDRIKRLEALNALSKHECIVQGVLDAIDANELEVHASLPSVNNMIQYLGYARETFAKAYRDLIAHGVVESKNRKGYFVVSNNTQMKQKVAVVLYAYDTFQDTLVSELRANLPEEVSVDLFFHHNNMETFEDIFNRIQGRYTVYIVAPIENKPSIQLLQSIPSSKLLIIDRLLDLGEEYSYVAQEFEKSTYQVFEQLYPKIKKYEDVIFYFREHTAEPNEIKNAFLKFLKKYKIKGHIEKQYHAGELQQGKLYFTIHNPELYQMLKEVLQKGWELGDDLGILSHNDDVIKEIISGGITTFSTSFSEIGKEAAKFVLDREFVKMIVPTTLADRNSV; from the coding sequence ATGAAAATACCCAAAGAAGAAAATTTTACACCCTTAATCGATCGAATCAAGCGATTGGAAGCATTGAATGCATTGTCCAAACACGAGTGCATCGTTCAAGGAGTTTTAGATGCTATTGATGCGAATGAACTGGAAGTGCATGCTAGCCTACCTTCCGTAAATAATATGATTCAATATCTAGGTTACGCTAGAGAAACTTTTGCCAAAGCGTATCGGGATCTTATTGCTCATGGAGTCGTTGAGTCTAAAAATAGAAAAGGTTATTTTGTAGTGAGCAACAATACCCAAATGAAACAAAAAGTAGCTGTTGTGCTGTATGCTTATGATACTTTTCAAGATACTCTTGTGTCAGAACTGAGGGCTAATCTTCCAGAAGAAGTGTCGGTAGATTTGTTTTTTCACCACAATAATATGGAGACGTTTGAAGATATCTTCAATCGTATTCAAGGCAGATATACCGTTTATATCGTAGCTCCGATCGAAAATAAACCTTCAATTCAATTGCTGCAGTCCATACCATCTTCCAAACTTTTGATTATTGATCGATTATTGGATCTTGGAGAAGAATATTCATATGTAGCTCAAGAATTTGAAAAGTCAACTTATCAGGTATTTGAACAGTTGTACCCGAAGATCAAAAAATATGAGGATGTCATCTTTTACTTTAGGGAGCATACAGCCGAACCAAATGAAATTAAAAATGCATTTTTAAAATTCTTAAAAAAATATAAAATAAAAGGTCATATAGAAAAACAGTATCATGCTGGTGAACTGCAACAAGGAAAGCTCTATTTTACGATTCACAATCCTGAACTCTATCAAATGCTCAAAGAGGTACTCCAAAAAGGCTGGGAACTAGGTGATGATTTAGGTATTCTTTCCCACAATGATGATGTTATTAAAGAGATCATCAGCGGTGGAATTACGACTTTCTCCACAAGCTTTTCAGAAATCGGTAAAGAAGCTGCAAAATTTGTATTGGATAGAGAGTTCGTTAAAATGATTGTGCCAACCACTTTGGCCGATCGTAATTCAGTTTAA
- a CDS encoding alpha-galactosidase, translating to MRYILGIFLVLVTAIYLSAQPFQVKKNGIVWSYNKEAGTYSISQNNNLTIKNAIAYTVLSDGTRISSDQIKGIKKISEQPIQDKLGRGTHYTVLSKIKNGLEMKQHFFLYDQKPIILVQLEINGKNIASNEMAPLWMESTVSSLGKSLYQVAVPFDNDAFISYENEPLSNTNKVSAEIGVIYDRESQHGLLIGSLDQSVWKSGIAIKGNQGNCNFIAVKTGFTDVNITRDSMEHGFVKGDRVLSPKYLISYVNDWRAGMEEYAKIHRQLLPPYVQQWKGATPVGWNSWGVIQDKINFHNATATARYFVEDIPYFRNADGEAFIDLDSFWDNMTPGVMSGDYTQLKKFVHYCDSLGLKPGVYWAPFTDWGHGGGPERKAEGSLYTFGQMWTKTKGGYHNLDGGRALDPTHPGTLARMDVILGKLVDCGFKMIKIDFLSHAAIESTGFYDKNSTTGMQAYALGMKHLVDVLQGKMLIYAAISPSLATSQFAHMRRIACDAWKTIDQTQYTLNSVSYGWWQTYMYDFIDADHLVFHDETAEINKARLLSGIVTGTIILGDDFSKKESWQINMNTYLQNPEILKVIRDGKSFRPAGFVEGRAANQYYFKKSGKDLYVALFNFSNEKRTIDIDFKQLGLNSSKKYKAEELFAKTKLDIIAGLPITFEEAGGKLFRIAL from the coding sequence ATGAGATACATTTTGGGAATATTTTTAGTACTTGTGACTGCGATTTACTTAAGTGCTCAACCTTTTCAGGTTAAAAAAAATGGTATTGTATGGAGCTACAACAAAGAGGCTGGTACTTATAGTATCAGCCAAAACAATAACTTGACAATTAAGAATGCTATCGCTTATACAGTACTTTCAGACGGAACAAGAATCAGTTCTGATCAAATAAAAGGAATTAAAAAAATAAGTGAACAGCCTATTCAGGACAAGTTGGGGAGAGGAACACACTATACTGTGTTATCAAAAATTAAAAATGGATTAGAAATGAAACAACATTTTTTTCTATACGATCAAAAACCCATCATTTTGGTTCAGTTGGAAATTAATGGAAAGAATATCGCTAGCAATGAAATGGCTCCATTATGGATGGAGTCCACAGTTAGTTCGCTCGGAAAATCTTTGTATCAAGTAGCTGTTCCGTTTGATAATGATGCTTTTATCTCTTACGAAAATGAACCACTTTCCAATACGAATAAAGTAAGTGCTGAAATCGGTGTCATCTATGATAGAGAAAGTCAACATGGCTTACTGATCGGGTCTTTAGATCAATCGGTTTGGAAGTCAGGTATAGCAATTAAAGGTAATCAAGGAAATTGCAATTTTATCGCGGTTAAAACAGGGTTCACAGATGTCAATATTACGCGAGACTCCATGGAGCATGGCTTTGTGAAGGGAGATCGTGTTTTGTCTCCTAAATATTTAATTTCGTATGTAAACGATTGGCGTGCTGGAATGGAGGAATATGCTAAGATCCATCGTCAATTGCTTCCCCCATATGTGCAGCAATGGAAAGGAGCTACACCTGTAGGTTGGAATAGCTGGGGAGTCATCCAAGATAAAATTAATTTTCACAATGCTACTGCCACAGCACGTTATTTTGTAGAGGACATTCCCTATTTTCGGAATGCTGATGGTGAAGCTTTTATTGATTTAGATTCTTTCTGGGACAATATGACTCCAGGAGTCATGTCAGGTGATTATACCCAATTGAAAAAATTCGTTCACTATTGTGACTCTCTTGGTCTAAAACCTGGTGTGTATTGGGCACCATTCACCGATTGGGGGCATGGCGGTGGACCGGAAAGAAAAGCGGAAGGAAGTTTATATACTTTTGGCCAAATGTGGACTAAAACGAAAGGTGGGTATCACAATCTGGATGGAGGGCGTGCTTTGGATCCTACCCACCCCGGTACATTAGCGCGTATGGATGTTATTTTAGGAAAGCTGGTTGATTGCGGTTTCAAAATGATTAAAATAGATTTTCTTTCTCATGCTGCTATCGAATCTACAGGTTTCTACGATAAAAATAGTACAACAGGAATGCAAGCCTATGCACTAGGGATGAAACATCTTGTGGATGTTTTACAAGGAAAGATGTTGATCTATGCTGCCATTTCTCCATCCTTGGCAACTTCCCAATTTGCACATATGAGACGCATTGCATGTGATGCATGGAAAACCATCGATCAAACCCAATATACCTTGAACAGTGTCAGCTATGGATGGTGGCAAACCTACATGTATGATTTTATTGATGCTGATCATTTGGTTTTTCATGATGAGACTGCAGAAATAAACAAAGCGAGATTACTTTCTGGAATTGTAACAGGAACGATTATCCTTGGAGATGATTTCTCTAAAAAAGAAAGTTGGCAGATCAACATGAATACCTATCTCCAAAATCCTGAGATCTTAAAGGTAATACGAGATGGTAAAAGCTTCAGACCAGCAGGTTTTGTCGAAGGGAGGGCCGCAAATCAATATTATTTCAAAAAATCAGGTAAGGATCTCTACGTTGCTTTATTTAACTTTAGCAATGAAAAACGTACGATTGATATAGACTTTAAACAACTTGGATTGAATAGCAGCAAGAAATATAAAGCAGAGGAATTGTTTGCAAAAACAAAACTGGATATAATAGCTGGACTACCCATCACATTTGAAGAAGCTGGTGGTAAATTATTTCGGATCGCGCTTTAA